A window of Notolabrus celidotus isolate fNotCel1 chromosome 11, fNotCel1.pri, whole genome shotgun sequence contains these coding sequences:
- the ormdl2 gene encoding ORM1-like protein 2 produces MNVGVAHSEVNPNTRVMNSRGIWLTYLLLTVVLHIVLLSIPFFTVPLVWTLTNVIHNLVMYLFLHTVKGTPFETPDQGKARLLTHWEQMDYGVQFTSSRKFLTISPIVLYILASFYTKYDPTHFLINTSSLLSVLLPKLPQFHGVRIFGINKY; encoded by the exons ATGAACGTGGGCGTAGCTCACAGTGAGGTGAACCCCAACACGAGGGTGATGAACAGCAGAGGAATATGGCTCACGTACCTGCTGCTGACCGTCGTGTTGCACATTGTCCTGCTCAGCATTCCTTTTTTCACCGTGCCGCTCGTCTGGACGCTCACCAACGTCATCCACAACCTG GTGATGTACCTGTTTCTACACACAGTGAAGGGCACTCCCTTTGAGACACCAGACCAAGGCAAAGCTCGCCTGCTCACACACTGGGAACAGATGGACTATGGCGTCCAGTTCACATCTTCACGCAAATTCCTCACTATCTCACCAATTGTTTT GTATATTCTTGCTAGTTTCTACACAAAATACGATCCCACACATTTTCTAATCAACACCAGCTCCCTCCTCAGCGTCCTCCTCCCAAAGTTGCCTCAGTTTCACGGAGTACGGATATTCGGGATCAACAAATACTGA
- the nemp1 gene encoding nuclear envelope integral membrane protein 1 has translation MAGCMKMINGLICTNATFVVFTVLLLSLPQHSHQTSGNTHQIIDLQDGQDYVMSGSNRFCYKNSAVPTWRQTWTRIQVRVWSSTVFKVDTVEGEEKLQELDRFSVWGWFQGLLRERKNETTINIGLFSKKTCFKIDPADKTLYTVKPLRKFDIYLFLVFLAGIMLFLFADSLSRSQLFFYSAGMSTGMIASLIILFFILARFLPKKSPFYVLIVGGWSFSVYAIQLVFKNLSVILKEHWNMALGYVVVVGFISFAVCYLYGPLANEKSINILSWTLQLFGLLLVYFGIQIQQVAIAIIVAAVFSKYLEYPVTLAVAAWRKMRRLVHWKPEPRRLLTEEEYQRQAEEETRRSLDELRKYCHSPEFSPWKTVSRLQSPKRFADFVEGSPHLMSNEVSVHAQEYGFGGSFFEDEFFDTDDEEMEDYKPLMKPE, from the exons ATGGCGGGATGCATGAAAATGATAAACGGCTTAATTTGTACTAATGCTACATTTGTGGTTTTCACGGTGCTGCTTCTCTCTCTACCTCAACACTCACATCAAACCTCGG GTAACACACATCAAATAATTGATCTTCAGGATGGACAGGACTACGTCATGTCAGGGTCCAACAGGTTCTGTTACAAAAACTCAGCGGTGCCCACCTGGAGGCAAACATGGACGAGGATTCAG GTCAGAGTGTGGAGCTCCACTGTGTTCAAGGTGGACACAGTAGAAGGTgaggagaagctgcaggagctggaccGCTTCAGTGTCTGGGGCTGGTTTCAGGGCTTGTTACGGGAGCGTAAAAATGAAACCACGATCAACATCGGCCTGTTCAGCAAGAAGACGTGCTTCAAGATCGACCCAGCTGACAAAACTCTGTACACTGTCAAGCCCCTACGCA AATTTGATATCTACCTGTTTTTGGTATTCCTGGCTGGGATTATGTTGTTTCTCTTTGCAGACTCGCTCAGCAG GAGTCAActcttcttctactctgctGGAATGAGCACAGGCATGATCGCTTCTctcatcatcctcttcttcattctggCTCGCTTTTTGCCAAAG AAAAGCCCTTTCTATGTGTTGATTGTTGGCGGCTGGTCGTTTTCTGTGTACGCCATCCAGCTCGTCTTCAAGAACCTTAGCGTCATTTTGAAGGAGCACTGGAACATGGCTTTAG GTTATGTCGTAGTGGTGGGATTCATCAGTTTTGCGGTGTGTTACCTTTATGGTCCTCTGGCGAATGAGAAGAGCATCAACATCTTGTCCTGGACGCTGCAGCTCTTCGGTCTGCTCCTGGTTTATTTCGGGATTCAAATCCAACAAGTCGCCATTGCCATCATTGTAGCAGCGGTTTTCTCCAAATACCTGGAGTACCCAGTCACTCTGGCAGTGGCCGCATGGAG GAAAATGAGACGGTTAGTTCACTGGAAGCCGGAGCCTCGTCGGCTGTTGACTGAAGAGGAGTATCAGaggcaggcagaggaggagactcGGCGCTCGCTGGACGAGCTGAGGAAGTACTGTCACAGCCCCGAGTTCAGCCCCTGGAAGACTGTGTCCAGACTGCAGTCCCCGAAAAG GTTTGCTGATTTCGTTGAAGGCTCGCCTCACTTGATGTCAAACGAGGTGTCCGTCCACGCACAGGAGTACGGCTTTGGAGGATCTTTTTTTGAGGATGAGTTTTTCGACACAGACGATGAGGAAATGGAGGATTATAAACCTTTGATGAAACCAGAGTGA
- the cd63 gene encoding CD63 antigen — protein MGVEGGMKCVKFLLFLFNFIFWLCGLALIVVGILVQVALHKTLMIKDASASGAPIVVIGVGVVIFFIAFFGCCGAWKENYCMVTMFAVLLSLVIIVQIAAAIAGYVFRNKLSTIVQDSLVDMIDKYNSTSQFKETVDKLQEDLKCCGVNSSADWRAFKPDRKSVPDSCCVNVTAGCGVGALATPAKLNKEGCHDAVVAFLNKNIQWVIVAALVIAFLQIMGIVFACMLMRGIRSGYEVM, from the exons ATGGGTGTCGAAGGGGGCATGAAGTGTGTCAAGttcctgctttttcttttcaactTCATTTTCTGG ttATGTGGCCTTGCGTTGATTGTCGTGGGAATCCTGGTTCAAGTGGCTTTGCACAAAACCCTCATGATCAAGGATGCGTCAGCTTCAGGAGCTCCCATTGTCGTCATCGGTGTCGGTGTGGTGATTTTCTTCATCGCCTTCTTCGGCTGCTGTGGCGCCTGGAAGGAGAACTACTGCATGGTCACGATG TTTGCCGTCCTCCTGTCCCTGGTCATCATCGTTCAGATTGCGGCGGCCATTGCTGGATACGTCTTCAGAAACAAA CTCTCAACGATTGTCCAGGACAGTCTTGTTGACATGATCGACAAATACAACAGCACATCTCAGTTCAAAGAAACTGTGGATAAACTTCAGGAGGAT TTGAAATGCTGCGGCGTGAACAGTTCTGCCGACTGGAGGGCCTTCAAACCTGATCGAAAGTCTGTGCCTGACTCATGCTGTGTGAATGTCACTGCGGGGTGTGGAGTGGGAGCTTTGGCAACCCCTGCCAAATTGAACAAGGAG GGTTGTCATGATGCTGTGGTGGCCTtcttgaataaaaacatccagtGGGTGATAGTAGCAGCTCTCGTGATTGCTTTCCTGCAG ATAATGGGCATCGTGTTCGCCTGCATGTTGATGAGAGGCATCCGCAGCGGCTACGAAGTCATGTGA